The following coding sequences are from one Sylvia atricapilla isolate bSylAtr1 chromosome 15, bSylAtr1.pri, whole genome shotgun sequence window:
- the JMJD8 gene encoding jmjC domain-containing protein 8 isoform X2, with product MAARLLPLLLLGWVRPGACSDPLDGGWLPGTVPEEPRCTVERADASLTYSLFLQRFAFSRPVILGGVTDNSAFRALCSREKLLAAFGPFPVRLSTANTYSYRKVDVPFQEYVEHLLKPQDPARLGSDTLYFFGDNNFTEWGPLFQHYVPPPFRIPGTSPAYSFGIAGSGSGVPFHWHGPGFSEVIFGRKRWFLYPPDKTPHFHPNETTLAWLQHTYPTLPPAQRPLECTLRPGEVLYFPDRWWHATLNLDTSVFISTFLG from the exons ATGGCGGCGCggctgctgccgctgctgctgctgggctgggtcCGGCCCGGTGCCTGCTCCGACCCTCTGGACGGCGGCTG GCTGCCGGGCACGGTGCCGGAGGAACCACGCTGCACCGTGGAGCGAGCCGATGCTTCCCTCACCTACTCCCTCTTCCTGCAGCG GTTCGCCTTCTCCCGGCCGGTGATCCTCGGTGGGGTCACGGACAATTCG GCATTCCGTGCCCTCTGCAGCCgggagaagctgctggcagCCTTCGGGCCCTTCCCGGTGCGGCTCAGCACGGCCAACACCTACTCGTACCGCAAAG TGGATGTGCCATTCCAGGAGTACGTGGAGCACCTGCTGAAGCCGCAGGACCCGGCCCGGCTGGGCAGCG ACACCCTCTACTTCTTCGGGGACAACAACTTCACCGAGTGGGGCCCCCTCTTCCAGCACTACGTGCCCCCTCCCTTCCGCATCCCGGGCACCAGCCCCGCTTACAGCTTTGGGATCGCAG GCTCAGGCTCTGGTGTTCCCTTCCACTGGCACGGCCCTGGGTTCTCCGAGGTGATTTTCGGCAGGAAG CGCTGGTTTCTGTACCCGCCGGATAAAACCCCACACTTCCACCCCAACGAGACGACactggcctggctccagcacacGTATCCCACCCTGCCACCGGCCCAGCGCCCGCTGGAGTGCACCCTGCGCCCTGGGGAG GTCCTGTACTTCCCTGACCGCTGGTGGCATGCCACACTCAACCTGGACACCAGCGTCTTCATCTCCACCTTCCTGGGCTAA
- the JMJD8 gene encoding jmjC domain-containing protein 8 isoform X1: MAARLLPLLLLGWVRPGACSDPLDGGWLPGTVPEEPRCTVERADASLTYSLFLQRFAFSRPVILGGVTDNSAFRALCSREKLLAAFGPFPVRLSTANTYSYRKVDVPFQEYVEHLLKPQDPARLGSDTLYFFGDNNFTEWGPLFQHYVPPPFRIPGTSPAYSFGIAGSGSGVPFHWHGPGFSEVIFGRKVRTEPEGKDLGRRERNKPLTGVPGHREAPLGLSPRGWRGTGRGCAPGVFQRWFLYPPDKTPHFHPNETTLAWLQHTYPTLPPAQRPLECTLRPGEVLYFPDRWWHATLNLDTSVFISTFLG; the protein is encoded by the exons ATGGCGGCGCggctgctgccgctgctgctgctgggctgggtcCGGCCCGGTGCCTGCTCCGACCCTCTGGACGGCGGCTG GCTGCCGGGCACGGTGCCGGAGGAACCACGCTGCACCGTGGAGCGAGCCGATGCTTCCCTCACCTACTCCCTCTTCCTGCAGCG GTTCGCCTTCTCCCGGCCGGTGATCCTCGGTGGGGTCACGGACAATTCG GCATTCCGTGCCCTCTGCAGCCgggagaagctgctggcagCCTTCGGGCCCTTCCCGGTGCGGCTCAGCACGGCCAACACCTACTCGTACCGCAAAG TGGATGTGCCATTCCAGGAGTACGTGGAGCACCTGCTGAAGCCGCAGGACCCGGCCCGGCTGGGCAGCG ACACCCTCTACTTCTTCGGGGACAACAACTTCACCGAGTGGGGCCCCCTCTTCCAGCACTACGTGCCCCCTCCCTTCCGCATCCCGGGCACCAGCCCCGCTTACAGCTTTGGGATCGCAG GCTCAGGCTCTGGTGTTCCCTTCCACTGGCACGGCCCTGGGTTCTCCGAGGTGATTTTCGGCAGGAAGGTGAGAACTGAGCCCgaagggaaggatttggggaggagggagagaaacaaGCCCCTAACTggtgtccctgggcacagggaagccCCCCTGGGCCTGAGCccgaggggctggaggggaacTGGGAGGGGATGTGCTCCCGGTGTTTTCCAGCGCTGGTTTCTGTACCCGCCGGATAAAACCCCACACTTCCACCCCAACGAGACGACactggcctggctccagcacacGTATCCCACCCTGCCACCGGCCCAGCGCCCGCTGGAGTGCACCCTGCGCCCTGGGGAG GTCCTGTACTTCCCTGACCGCTGGTGGCATGCCACACTCAACCTGGACACCAGCGTCTTCATCTCCACCTTCCTGGGCTAA